The following proteins are co-located in the Polystyrenella longa genome:
- a CDS encoding FAD:protein FMN transferase encodes MNRTSDPDPTDEQGNRRDFLTGRSLRDRLERNARAVGEGFLNGLPPEPEAGATLRMATRAMACQFGLVLNPGDRDVVMPATDALERVHSLESQMTVYRPESELSLLNAQAAEEAFELTPNLYGLLKRGQELATETDGAFDMTAAPFITLWHMARQEDRIPTEDEIADVSERVGSDKILFDDESRTVRLKKPGVELNLGGIGKGYALDVIAEDLQTQGIDSFLLHGGQSTMLAYGNHHGHPGWPIGLRNPLFTQQRLATILLTDCALSTSGSNVQFHRFQGKRYGHILDPRTGWPVDELLSVTVLAPTAELADALSTAFFVMGVEKTIKFCDNHPKVSAILILPPRAGRPIDPILVNVPEHVLFITPHDLPPADV; translated from the coding sequence ATGAATCGAACATCCGACCCAGACCCGACTGACGAGCAGGGAAACCGTCGCGACTTCCTGACAGGCCGTTCCCTGCGCGATCGGCTGGAACGGAACGCTCGTGCTGTGGGAGAGGGATTTCTTAATGGCCTGCCCCCAGAGCCCGAAGCGGGGGCCACGTTGCGAATGGCGACACGCGCCATGGCCTGCCAGTTTGGCTTGGTGCTCAACCCAGGTGATCGCGACGTCGTCATGCCTGCCACCGATGCTCTGGAACGGGTCCATTCCCTTGAATCGCAAATGACCGTTTATCGGCCCGAGAGCGAGTTATCTCTGCTGAACGCTCAGGCAGCAGAAGAGGCCTTTGAACTGACTCCTAACCTGTATGGTTTACTCAAGCGGGGGCAGGAACTGGCAACCGAGACCGACGGCGCGTTTGATATGACGGCGGCTCCTTTTATCACACTCTGGCACATGGCCCGACAGGAAGATCGCATCCCCACGGAAGACGAAATCGCTGACGTATCTGAACGCGTGGGAAGTGATAAAATCCTGTTTGACGACGAGTCCCGCACAGTCCGCCTCAAGAAACCGGGGGTTGAGCTGAATCTCGGCGGTATCGGAAAGGGGTATGCCCTGGATGTCATTGCGGAAGATTTGCAGACACAGGGGATCGACAGCTTTCTGCTCCATGGTGGTCAAAGTACCATGTTGGCGTATGGGAACCACCATGGTCACCCCGGTTGGCCAATCGGACTCAGAAATCCTCTGTTCACCCAGCAGCGGTTGGCTACAATTTTATTAACGGATTGCGCCCTGTCGACGAGCGGATCGAATGTGCAGTTCCACCGCTTTCAGGGGAAACGGTATGGACATATTCTCGATCCCCGGACCGGTTGGCCCGTGGATGAATTACTCTCTGTAACGGTGCTGGCGCCCACGGCGGAGTTGGCTGATGCACTCTCGACAGCTTTTTTTGTCATGGGGGTCGAAAAAACCATTAAATTTTGTGATAATCATCCGAAGGTCAGTGCTATACTGATCCTCCCACCCCGTGCTGGCCGTCCGATCGATCCGATCCTCGTCAATGTGCCAGAGCATGTTTTATTTATCACTCCCCACGACTTGCCCCCTGCTGACGTATAA
- a CDS encoding XdhC family protein — MSAECLNALIEAHARQTPVVWTSLVETRGSSPQKAGASMLVFGEGSQVGTLGGGCVEAEVKRKALQNLQTGQREIVTFQLDNNYGWDDGLICGGRMTMLIDPVLPDEPTEQFAYFETLQQTERQGDFFTETILLEDQLEDSGRAGDRTLLDESGATLASRGSGQLTPMIAENLKPSVDRPRPYVTQKIAYLPHLNRCRLLIVGAGHIGQKVAELANDVDFDVWVLDDREQYCNLDRFPTAKRLIVDTFDVALKRLEIDEHTFVIIVTRGHNHDEEALFHLTKSRARYLGMIGSRRKIKLIMEDLLSEGVSPEVLSSVYAPLGFDIGSQTVSEIAISILAELIAVRNLGGLPESIRLPSFVDKLKTETA; from the coding sequence ATGTCCGCTGAATGCCTGAACGCCTTAATCGAAGCTCACGCCCGGCAAACGCCGGTTGTCTGGACATCGCTGGTCGAAACTCGAGGCTCCAGCCCGCAAAAAGCGGGAGCCTCTATGCTCGTGTTTGGCGAGGGCTCTCAAGTCGGCACCTTGGGAGGGGGCTGTGTCGAGGCGGAAGTAAAACGAAAAGCCCTGCAAAACCTGCAAACAGGCCAACGCGAGATCGTGACCTTTCAATTGGACAACAACTATGGCTGGGATGATGGTCTGATCTGCGGCGGTCGCATGACGATGTTGATTGACCCCGTCCTACCCGACGAACCCACCGAGCAATTCGCCTATTTCGAAACACTCCAGCAAACCGAGCGTCAGGGTGACTTCTTCACCGAGACGATTTTGCTGGAAGATCAACTGGAAGACTCGGGGCGCGCAGGTGACCGAACCCTGCTGGACGAATCGGGAGCAACTCTGGCTTCACGCGGCTCCGGACAATTAACTCCTATGATCGCTGAGAACTTGAAACCTTCCGTTGATCGACCTCGACCGTACGTTACTCAAAAAATCGCCTACCTGCCGCATTTGAATCGTTGCCGATTATTGATTGTCGGTGCGGGTCACATCGGACAGAAAGTAGCAGAACTGGCGAACGACGTCGACTTCGATGTCTGGGTGCTTGATGATCGAGAACAGTACTGCAATCTGGATCGATTTCCCACTGCCAAACGGTTGATCGTCGATACCTTCGATGTCGCTCTCAAGCGATTGGAGATTGACGAACATACTTTTGTGATCATTGTTACGCGTGGACATAACCACGACGAAGAAGCATTGTTCCATCTAACCAAATCACGCGCCCGCTACCTCGGTATGATTGGCAGTCGTCGAAAAATCAAACTGATTATGGAAGACCTGCTCTCCGAAGGAGTTTCGCCGGAGGTTCTTTCCAGCGTGTATGCCCCGCTTGGATTTGATATCGGTTCACAAACTGTGAGCGAAATTGCGATCAGCATTCTTGCAGAATTGATCGCGGTTCGCAATCTGGGCGGACTCCCGGAATCGATACGGCTCCCTTCATTCGTAGACAAACTAAAAACGGAAACCGCCTGA
- a CDS encoding ATP-grasp domain-containing protein, with translation MKIFITEYFTSGQCPGITAENSLFREGWGMLAAFLEDAAKRTPPGAPAIQCLTLLGAEPLTPLPPDVEVYYAAQPEQAHEQFLALASSCDWTLVIAPETEGILLQQYDRVLAVGSRWLGCDRNAIEICSDKLAMAQLWDSLNLPTPSTQLLTEMPNLDSAHSIEFPIVLKPRDGAGGDQTWKIEHATEFQRFLQYATPEERQLYLVQPFVSGQPCSLGVLSLEDEDHLFPIGQQNIRWENGFHYGGGEMPVQLPTEVSSLLKDYVGQIRQALPGLAGYWGLDFIWDTENRDSPLSLIEINPRLTTSYLGYRQLTALNLAQYWIQDCHGIESETKQIDWQSELVSFSTER, from the coding sequence GTGAAAATTTTTATTACTGAATACTTTACGAGTGGTCAGTGCCCCGGAATTACTGCGGAAAACTCCCTGTTTCGAGAAGGGTGGGGCATGCTGGCTGCTTTTTTGGAGGACGCCGCGAAACGGACCCCACCGGGGGCACCGGCAATACAATGCCTGACGTTACTCGGAGCAGAGCCACTGACTCCCTTACCACCCGATGTCGAAGTTTATTACGCCGCTCAGCCGGAACAGGCACACGAGCAATTTCTCGCTCTTGCATCTTCCTGCGACTGGACCTTGGTCATCGCACCGGAAACGGAAGGCATTTTGCTTCAGCAATACGACCGGGTACTGGCCGTCGGTTCGCGCTGGTTAGGTTGCGACCGAAACGCGATCGAAATATGTTCCGACAAACTGGCAATGGCTCAGTTATGGGATTCCTTGAACCTTCCCACTCCTTCCACACAGTTGCTGACGGAAATGCCGAACCTGGATTCCGCACACTCAATCGAGTTTCCAATCGTCCTGAAACCGCGGGATGGTGCTGGGGGAGACCAGACCTGGAAGATCGAACACGCCACGGAGTTTCAACGTTTTCTGCAATATGCCACTCCCGAGGAACGACAGCTCTATCTCGTGCAACCGTTCGTCAGCGGGCAGCCCTGTTCATTGGGAGTGCTCAGCCTGGAGGACGAAGATCATCTCTTTCCCATTGGGCAACAGAACATCCGTTGGGAGAATGGGTTTCATTACGGCGGTGGCGAGATGCCCGTGCAGTTACCAACAGAAGTATCCTCACTACTGAAAGATTATGTCGGCCAAATTCGCCAGGCTCTCCCCGGCTTGGCCGGTTACTGGGGGCTCGATTTCATCTGGGATACCGAAAACCGGGACAGTCCGCTTTCTCTCATCGAAATCAATCCCCGATTGACGACCAGTTACCTCGGTTACCGCCAACTGACGGCTCTTAACCTGGCTCAATACTGGATTCAGGATTGTCACGGAATTGAAAGTGAAACCAAACAGATCGATTGGCAATCGGAACTGGTCTCGTTTTCAACAGAGCGATAA
- a CDS encoding co-chaperone GroES has product MSDFVEPLGMRILIRKDESRQTTKGGIVLPDDAEIPTITGRVVEISVQIERDQDFPVNKYDKVLFNPRNAIPVDFEPDNLLYVVPIDDVVAVFRRSANKISAAELEDDQTEDDLT; this is encoded by the coding sequence GTGAGTGATTTTGTCGAGCCTTTGGGAATGAGAATTCTGATTCGCAAAGACGAAAGTAGACAAACCACCAAGGGAGGGATTGTCCTGCCTGATGACGCAGAAATTCCCACCATCACCGGTCGTGTGGTGGAGATCAGCGTTCAGATCGAACGTGATCAGGATTTTCCTGTCAACAAGTACGACAAGGTCCTCTTCAATCCGCGAAACGCGATTCCAGTCGACTTCGAGCCGGATAATCTGCTGTACGTCGTTCCGATCGATGATGTCGTGGCCGTCTTTCGCCGGTCAGCAAATAAAATCTCTGCTGCGGAACTGGAAGACGATCAAACCGAAGACGACCTGACTTAA
- a CDS encoding Gfo/Idh/MocA family protein → MNPLQAIDNVTMPGKPFGVLLVGGAQSHLENYGQDFADDPRCRLIALSDEPEISARQQRLNQQLANHFQIPYWKELENSLQNRDIDVVVICVEPERRARLAIAAARAGKQIYLDKPMCTQVAEAAELLQVVEEEKTISQMFSLIRHPLVAKARAALERPDFGKLIGLHCELMFAKGTGGTADLSQPRTEKEGPTQFSFIDSKRELFCVGLYPLVLFEWLMKSPAVAVYAQTSNYFFREHHRNDVEDFSMLQLTYANGVEATITVGRSGWASHPSHGIHQLDLVGSGRMVSLDAFEPRLEVYSDAPPWRPPEEDHPEDPMGFWSSTVAEAGVRPKQTWQSIDAMTQSDASYFLDCLEKQEPSDVPVELGAHVIQVFQAAYASAALGEVVEIDPL, encoded by the coding sequence ATGAATCCGTTACAGGCGATAGACAACGTGACGATGCCAGGAAAACCTTTCGGAGTGCTTCTCGTCGGTGGGGCGCAATCTCATCTGGAAAACTACGGGCAGGATTTCGCGGACGATCCACGTTGCCGATTGATAGCACTCAGTGATGAGCCCGAAATCTCCGCCCGCCAACAACGGTTGAACCAGCAACTTGCCAATCATTTCCAGATTCCCTACTGGAAGGAGCTTGAGAACTCACTGCAGAACCGTGACATCGATGTGGTGGTGATCTGCGTCGAACCCGAGCGTCGAGCGCGCCTCGCCATTGCCGCGGCACGGGCAGGCAAGCAGATTTATCTCGACAAACCGATGTGTACTCAGGTAGCGGAAGCCGCTGAGTTACTGCAGGTGGTGGAAGAAGAGAAAACCATTTCGCAGATGTTCAGCCTGATCCGGCACCCCCTCGTCGCCAAGGCTAGAGCGGCATTGGAGCGGCCTGATTTCGGAAAACTGATTGGGCTGCACTGCGAACTGATGTTTGCCAAAGGAACGGGAGGCACCGCCGATCTGTCACAACCCCGAACAGAAAAAGAAGGTCCGACGCAATTCAGTTTCATTGATTCCAAACGGGAACTTTTCTGCGTTGGGCTTTACCCGCTTGTGCTGTTTGAATGGTTGATGAAGTCGCCCGCCGTTGCCGTTTATGCGCAGACAAGTAATTACTTCTTTCGCGAACACCACCGGAACGACGTTGAAGATTTTTCGATGTTGCAACTGACTTATGCGAATGGCGTCGAAGCGACGATCACGGTGGGGCGCAGTGGTTGGGCAAGTCATCCCAGTCATGGAATTCATCAACTCGATCTGGTCGGCTCGGGAAGAATGGTCTCGCTGGATGCGTTTGAACCGCGTCTGGAAGTTTATTCCGATGCTCCTCCATGGCGACCACCAGAGGAAGATCATCCTGAAGATCCAATGGGGTTCTGGTCGAGCACCGTAGCGGAGGCAGGCGTCCGTCCGAAACAGACCTGGCAATCAATCGACGCGATGACTCAATCAGATGCGTCCTATTTTCTAGACTGCCTGGAGAAGCAAGAACCCTCGGACGTTCCCGTTGAATTAGGAGCGCACGTCATTCAGGTTTTTCAGGCGGCGTACGCGTCGGCCGCTCTTGGCGAAGTCGTAGAGATCGATCCGCTGTAA
- a CDS encoding amidohydrolase family protein produces MISRRDFHRTLAAGALAGMTGSLFSSSPELRADDSEKNIAKPSVPYIDMHTHIGQYVSSEKNLPASGLIKWMDENYIEKAVVLPLVSPESTLFLQPPELVLAAANEFPDRLIPFCCYDPRHAKHVGNAALINHLKRYKELGAKGFGEHKVGLDFNDPLMMKVYAACEEVGLPVLFHLDTIRGKDKPGLPHLEEAIATFPDLTFIGHGPGWWASISGDVETLGGYPTGDVAPGGAIDRLMEKYPNIYGDLSAGSGNNAIARDMEFGREFLIRRQDRICFGSDYLAPGQVVPQFETLQNMDLPLDVQEKIFRGNTIKVLDLS; encoded by the coding sequence ATGATTTCCCGACGAGATTTTCATCGAACCCTCGCCGCCGGCGCTTTAGCGGGCATGACTGGTAGCCTTTTCTCATCGTCACCGGAACTTCGCGCTGATGACTCAGAAAAGAATATTGCCAAACCAAGCGTGCCTTATATCGATATGCATACGCACATCGGCCAGTACGTTTCTTCCGAGAAGAACTTGCCCGCCAGTGGACTGATTAAGTGGATGGATGAGAACTACATCGAGAAAGCAGTCGTGCTTCCGCTGGTTTCTCCCGAATCGACTTTGTTTCTGCAACCGCCTGAATTGGTATTGGCTGCTGCTAATGAGTTTCCCGATCGCCTGATCCCCTTCTGCTGCTACGACCCGCGGCATGCCAAGCATGTGGGCAACGCCGCCCTGATCAACCATCTGAAGCGATACAAAGAACTGGGTGCGAAAGGATTCGGCGAACATAAAGTCGGACTCGATTTTAATGACCCGTTGATGATGAAAGTCTACGCCGCCTGCGAAGAAGTCGGCCTGCCGGTCCTGTTTCATCTCGATACGATACGCGGTAAAGACAAACCAGGTCTTCCCCATCTGGAAGAAGCGATTGCCACCTTCCCCGACCTAACCTTCATCGGACACGGCCCCGGTTGGTGGGCTTCCATTTCCGGAGATGTGGAAACCCTCGGTGGTTACCCCACTGGAGACGTCGCCCCCGGTGGAGCGATTGATCGGTTGATGGAAAAATACCCGAACATCTATGGCGACCTCTCTGCGGGTTCGGGCAACAACGCGATTGCACGTGACATGGAGTTTGGTCGTGAGTTTCTGATTCGACGTCAGGATCGTATCTGTTTCGGATCGGACTACCTCGCTCCGGGACAGGTTGTTCCGCAGTTCGAAACATTACAAAACATGGATCTTCCTCTCGATGTCCAAGAGAAAATCTTTCGTGGCAATACCATCAAGGTACTCGACCTGAGTTAA
- a CDS encoding beta strand repeat-containing protein, whose translation MKAILKKTLFTLVGCVTLGSPVYAQSNASSQASGILNDNAAGRVVMSNTVGTAVANPFGPRGFASGTWGQGPGFDADQVDISALIPKHIDPGKSLFMLMLQGSITEDGDGVGNVGVGYRYYSEELDRMFGVSTWYTSDDSANDTYDSIGLSLENVGRWFTMRFNGNYVLDDEATLVNRAYISDEFFFQNFIGVTREDTWETPYHYAELLFGTPLPVLGRYGVTAHVGPYGLFNSDTDSVAGIKVAVEAQINEDIRVMTNWQNDSETGSSTSVSVSFAFPHRRSSRFFRQTPIQNRLGDMWNRPSRISTQISRETENVALTNPKDNEAFFAVHINPNADSAGDGTFENPYNSILGFTNQPFVDIIRVVPNENGTAEGLQNDGPLELFDCQRLLGASIEHIVDAVEYSFVLPGQTGDALPIMQNLYNDSLNSVVVLANMNEVSGIQIDGTGVLTGGTGDFGNGITAQVGGIHDFNVNRNLFVNYRDGMQLANVEGTGLLTANEFDGSGGPSDNGFFLINTNPLDLDLFITENNSHDNGGAGFLTIADAGTINITTENNTANNNDIGYGHRAETGATIVQTSFSNNSANENSGTGAIWDANGGTIDIQEYFGNEHLDNGGSGAVISASLGGDVTLRNMHNNAFTGNGDNGLQLITDGTGSTIDAEIGLQNADGTLLINAFNNNGEDGINLTANNGSQIDARIENNQANNNGDDGLGIEASESTINVGDNAGHVILDNTFNDNGGAGVEIVAAGGAAVAPPITDVNAYLFSNTINGNGEGGVVATGTGNNSDIDLIVGQSGDGNTINSNGEVGVGIQLDNTATGSLLVYNNNISSQTAGGAATPWDGVGIGVFLNGDSELNAFEVRNNTINSNATDGVRVETFVQSIMESGFIDDNNISGNGEYGIHYRRNGESILDNQFIRGNNITGNQNGLHIYTAGGATDFRDGTDLFLNFVIGDGGAGNGNNISNNNVDGIVLTSTVDANQVTNIDGNTVNNNGANGLHSFLGFFASLQGVWQNNNFDNNGLNGMLLEEGDFTQVTRAVYNRGANTLTTVDIAMNVDILDNTFNNNGADGLFAAVTSELDIFRNEFIGNGEDGMEFDVPASQNNPLNIVAPSIIVRAGQNTITDNGGIGISIVNSDDFSFTPAPPLDSFDGGGLFAGTFVENLVEGNGYDGVSVWNDDNDTTLVDFIDNLVLNNAGYGYRIQNYDDDRVGDGIILGGEAFMRINISGTNDPTATQGNGSNSRIDNNGLGGLIAINSSNVSGALNDADFSETDMDIRVFQTAFRGNGADSLTFVDGDTNPNYLTGGVLVNAPDNGNGLYLYVGTTNVGGVQADIRDNYLSGNENVDVVFQSFTEILSADLAIEPYLDEDGNINGDYEPDPIARLDLRFTGNVGESIDVTRQGAYFDNVDPFKSPNASPGNFFGDSGRRRNAQREPLDVLRANALVVTPVADNAEDNFEGAPLSTVDNAYLNNYVIFTGGANNGESRLILSSTLGAVATALVTDPFPAIPGLGDPFEVWLLQTPGIGESTFRTEETQVLNNNDFDNVISDFDDIFILGPAGGPPFNWVTGIVLPPAFPLPTPIAVP comes from the coding sequence ATGAAAGCGATTTTGAAGAAGACATTATTCACTCTGGTAGGCTGCGTGACCTTGGGGTCACCGGTGTATGCACAGAGTAACGCCTCCTCGCAGGCCAGTGGGATCCTCAATGACAACGCCGCAGGGCGGGTGGTCATGAGTAACACAGTCGGTACGGCTGTGGCCAACCCATTCGGTCCAAGGGGGTTTGCCTCCGGAACCTGGGGCCAAGGCCCTGGCTTCGATGCCGACCAAGTCGACATCAGCGCATTGATTCCCAAACACATCGACCCAGGCAAAAGCCTGTTCATGTTGATGTTACAGGGATCAATCACTGAAGACGGCGATGGGGTCGGCAACGTAGGTGTGGGTTATCGGTATTACTCCGAAGAACTCGACCGCATGTTCGGCGTCTCGACGTGGTACACGTCGGATGACAGTGCCAACGACACCTACGACTCGATCGGGCTGAGCCTCGAAAACGTCGGTCGCTGGTTCACCATGCGGTTCAACGGGAACTACGTCCTGGACGATGAGGCCACTTTGGTCAATCGGGCCTATATATCGGACGAGTTCTTTTTCCAGAACTTTATCGGGGTGACTCGGGAGGATACGTGGGAGACTCCGTATCACTACGCCGAGTTGCTCTTCGGAACACCGCTTCCTGTACTGGGACGCTATGGGGTGACTGCGCACGTCGGTCCCTACGGCCTGTTCAACTCAGACACAGATAGTGTCGCCGGTATTAAAGTCGCCGTTGAAGCGCAGATTAATGAAGACATTCGTGTGATGACGAACTGGCAGAACGACTCGGAGACGGGTTCTTCAACCAGTGTGAGCGTCAGCTTTGCCTTCCCTCATCGCCGATCTTCCCGATTCTTCCGGCAGACCCCCATCCAGAATCGTCTGGGTGATATGTGGAATCGTCCATCACGGATCAGCACGCAGATCAGTCGTGAAACGGAAAACGTCGCTTTGACGAATCCAAAAGACAACGAGGCGTTCTTTGCTGTTCATATCAATCCTAACGCCGACAGTGCTGGCGATGGTACATTCGAGAATCCGTACAACTCGATTCTCGGCTTTACGAACCAACCCTTTGTTGACATCATCCGCGTTGTTCCTAACGAAAATGGAACAGCCGAAGGATTACAGAACGACGGACCGTTGGAACTGTTTGACTGTCAACGACTGCTCGGTGCTTCCATCGAACACATTGTCGACGCAGTTGAATATAGCTTTGTGCTGCCAGGCCAAACTGGCGACGCTCTGCCCATCATGCAGAACCTGTATAACGACAGTCTCAATTCTGTTGTCGTCCTCGCTAACATGAACGAAGTTTCTGGTATTCAGATCGACGGAACTGGCGTCCTGACAGGGGGAACGGGGGACTTCGGAAACGGAATCACAGCTCAGGTTGGTGGTATTCATGACTTCAACGTCAACCGTAACCTGTTCGTAAACTATCGCGACGGAATGCAACTCGCGAATGTCGAAGGAACGGGTTTGCTGACAGCCAACGAGTTTGACGGTTCAGGTGGACCTTCAGATAACGGCTTCTTCCTGATTAACACGAATCCACTCGACCTGGACCTGTTCATCACAGAGAACAACTCTCACGACAACGGTGGGGCTGGATTCCTGACGATTGCTGATGCAGGAACGATTAACATCACCACAGAGAACAATACCGCCAACAATAACGATATCGGCTACGGCCACCGTGCCGAAACGGGTGCTACGATCGTTCAGACCAGCTTCAGTAATAACTCGGCGAACGAGAACTCCGGGACGGGAGCTATCTGGGACGCTAACGGTGGAACGATTGATATTCAGGAATACTTCGGCAACGAGCATCTAGACAACGGCGGCTCAGGTGCGGTTATCTCCGCCAGCCTGGGTGGCGACGTCACTTTGCGAAATATGCATAACAACGCCTTTACCGGTAACGGGGACAACGGTCTTCAGTTGATCACCGATGGAACTGGCTCGACGATTGATGCCGAAATCGGCCTGCAAAATGCCGATGGCACATTGCTGATCAACGCCTTTAACAACAACGGTGAAGACGGTATTAACCTGACCGCAAACAACGGTAGCCAAATCGATGCCCGCATCGAGAACAACCAGGCGAACAACAACGGTGACGATGGCCTGGGTATTGAAGCTTCGGAATCCACTATCAATGTGGGTGACAACGCTGGTCACGTCATCCTCGACAACACCTTCAACGACAACGGTGGAGCGGGTGTCGAGATTGTTGCTGCTGGCGGTGCGGCTGTTGCCCCACCGATAACCGACGTAAATGCCTACCTGTTCAGTAATACGATCAACGGCAACGGCGAAGGTGGTGTGGTTGCGACAGGTACCGGGAACAACTCAGACATCGACTTGATCGTCGGACAGTCCGGAGATGGAAACACGATCAATAGTAACGGTGAAGTGGGTGTCGGTATTCAACTGGACAACACCGCTACCGGCTCGCTGCTGGTTTACAATAACAACATCTCCAGCCAGACGGCTGGTGGAGCGGCGACTCCCTGGGATGGTGTCGGTATTGGAGTCTTCCTGAATGGTGACTCCGAACTGAACGCCTTCGAGGTTCGCAACAATACGATTAACAGTAATGCGACTGATGGTGTTCGAGTGGAAACCTTTGTTCAATCGATCATGGAATCAGGATTCATCGACGACAACAACATCTCCGGCAACGGGGAATACGGTATTCACTACCGTCGAAACGGAGAGTCGATCCTGGACAATCAGTTTATCCGAGGGAACAATATCACGGGTAACCAAAACGGTCTTCACATCTACACGGCTGGTGGTGCAACCGACTTCCGTGATGGTACGGACCTGTTCCTGAACTTCGTCATCGGAGACGGTGGTGCTGGCAACGGGAACAACATCAGCAACAACAACGTCGATGGTATTGTGCTGACATCTACAGTGGATGCCAATCAGGTAACCAACATTGATGGCAATACGGTTAACAACAACGGTGCTAATGGTTTACACTCCTTCTTAGGCTTCTTTGCCTCGCTGCAAGGTGTGTGGCAGAATAACAACTTTGATAACAACGGCTTGAACGGTATGCTCCTGGAAGAAGGTGACTTCACTCAGGTCACTCGTGCTGTCTACAACCGTGGTGCGAATACATTGACCACCGTCGACATCGCCATGAACGTGGACATTCTGGATAACACCTTCAATAATAATGGTGCAGACGGCCTGTTTGCGGCAGTGACATCCGAACTGGATATCTTCCGCAACGAGTTTATTGGTAACGGCGAGGACGGTATGGAGTTCGATGTACCGGCTTCCCAGAACAATCCGCTCAACATTGTTGCTCCATCTATCATTGTCCGAGCGGGCCAGAACACGATTACGGATAACGGTGGAATTGGTATCAGTATCGTCAACAGTGACGACTTTTCATTCACCCCCGCTCCTCCTCTTGACTCCTTCGATGGTGGTGGCCTGTTTGCCGGTACCTTCGTCGAGAACCTGGTTGAAGGAAACGGCTACGATGGTGTGAGCGTCTGGAACGATGATAACGATACAACTCTGGTTGACTTTATCGACAACCTGGTCCTCAACAACGCCGGATATGGTTATCGAATCCAGAACTACGATGACGACCGAGTTGGAGACGGAATCATCCTGGGAGGGGAAGCCTTCATGCGAATTAATATCTCTGGTACGAACGATCCCACTGCGACTCAGGGGAATGGAAGTAACAGCCGTATTGACAATAACGGACTGGGCGGATTGATCGCTATCAACAGTTCTAATGTATCCGGTGCACTTAACGACGCCGACTTCTCCGAGACAGACATGGACATTCGCGTCTTCCAGACTGCCTTCCGGGGCAACGGTGCAGACAGTCTGACCTTTGTCGATGGCGACACCAATCCGAACTACTTGACCGGCGGAGTGCTTGTCAACGCTCCGGACAATGGCAACGGCCTTTACCTTTATGTGGGTACTACCAACGTAGGTGGTGTCCAGGCTGACATTCGAGACAACTATCTGTCGGGTAACGAAAACGTGGATGTTGTTTTCCAGTCCTTCACCGAAATCCTGTCAGCTGACCTCGCAATCGAACCCTACCTGGATGAAGATGGGAATATCAACGGAGACTACGAACCTGATCCAATAGCAAGGCTTGACCTTCGCTTTACTGGGAACGTTGGGGAATCGATCGACGTCACCCGTCAAGGAGCGTACTTCGACAACGTCGATCCATTCAAATCTCCGAATGCGAGCCCCGGAAACTTCTTTGGCGACAGCGGAAGACGTCGTAACGCTCAACGGGAGCCATTGGACGTGTTAAGAGCTAATGCCCTTGTTGTCACGCCAGTGGCTGATAACGCCGAAGATAACTTCGAAGGGGCTCCACTGAGCACAGTGGACAACGCATACCTTAACAACTATGTTATCTTTACTGGTGGGGCGAACAACGGTGAGTCTCGATTGATTCTGTCAAGTACTCTAGGTGCAGTTGCAACAGCTCTCGTTACTGATCCCTTCCCGGCAATCCCAGGACTTGGAGACCCATTCGAAGTCTGGTTGTTGCAGACACCTGGTATCGGAGAGTCAACATTCCGTACGGAAGAAACCCAAGTGCTTAACAACAACGACTTCGACAACGTCATTAGCGACTTTGATGACATCTTTATCCTTGGTCCTGCTGGCGGCCCTCCATTCAACTGGGTTACAGGAATCGTCTTGCCACCAGCCTTCCCACTGCCGACTCCAATCGCAGTACCATAA